In one Magallana gigas chromosome 7, xbMagGiga1.1, whole genome shotgun sequence genomic region, the following are encoded:
- the LOC105344822 gene encoding cytosolic carboxypeptidase-like protein 5 isoform X6: protein MAEFRVGGLLFTSKFDSGNLARVEKVSKDEDEEDNVKYYGEPRPDYEFNVWTHPDCHGTEFENGNRSWFYFGIRGWAPNRLIKINIMNLNRQGKLYSQGHSPFTKTVPGKPRWERIRDRPSYENADGQFILTFTYRFLDVKGAITYFAFCYPWSYMEQQERLNEYDKRFAHCKEISSSSPKDRIYYHRELLCHSPDKLRIDLVTVSSCHGISSETEPRFDHNLFPEKDVQRCRKFHGKRVFFLSSRVHPGETPASFVFNGFLEFILKENDPRAKALRRQYVFKFIPILNPDGVQRGHYRTDQRGVNLNRMYLDPSIDLHPSIYASKSMLVYHHVKNRAVRENDSVNIRINFPGYILTSSPDPPTPRKEVIHHDAGEVNNHSKMARNGAYSAGKDRGVQNGHGDPFSLPPKENSWVSQTSTHDGGLMPPSGRMRIEPLNLGDLDRMDTTLSESRKLMGNDSIHMSSSCSSVLSNVTLKNERKTVDSELRLRLSELNMSDDCRGKMTGLSMMTSLSVGLNDSDTEDLYNTEHLGNEGSEDEDDFASSSFGNNAPHLSDTSLLQIPPCDSGIAFYVDLHGHASKRGCFIYGNYFEDEDTQVDNMLFPKLISMNTAHFDFTGCNFSERNMYAKDKRDGMSKEGSGRVAIHKAIGIIHSYTLECNYNTGRMVNPVPPAQGDDGKATPPPVAGFPPKYTQAHFEEVGKALAIAAIDYNESNPWSRIGMSEHNHLTGVKESVRRYIRSMRGGPRIPRNPSKSYLRNNSVTSNNSSKTNSNQNSRAPFSRNNSTDTSNGIGNPRFNNSTNTTGSRFNSGTSNGGSASRFNRRDSSANNPPKRELGPVREAARPNLNTQTQQRKRQTTTNYVPPQTSRSTSNQPVTLSMTTAEATTHRQYSAEKATRTLDEEKLNPLKHVNLLAISKKSGPPSRIPLPTGQQFMHLTSPTVHELSPPRVPNRSGRYTQRTPQPYPVRKASAEVLSVNNDSPLGSHIAGHTSVTPGDHLPSTPGNYPPPPMPLPPNDMNGMDNANSESAKRRRRYMYMKRRTVNQSPKLGSAASNKVNFGTSSTGGGKHGIEGSTLRLSPRLHNPSFYDYPGPPLPLRQLSTPIRKQLNSAPDSSTVMYLDIKRKTTSSKSQRDQRFSPSKLTVFWIDD from the exons ATGGCTGAGTTCCGAGTTGGAGGGCTGTTGTTTACCTCCAAGTTTGACTCCGGAAACTTAGCAAGGGTGGAAAAAGTGTCCAAAGATGAGGACGAAGAAG ATAATGTGAAGTACTATGGGGAGCCTAGGCCTGACTATGAGTTTAATGTGTGGACACATCCAGACTGTCATGGGACAGAGTTTGAGAATGGAAATAG ATCCTGGTTTTATTTTGGCATCAGGGGATGGGCACCGAATCGCCTGATTAAGATCAACATCATGAATCTGAACCGACAGGGCAAGCTGTACAGCCAGGGTCACTCTCCATTCACCAAGACTGTCCCTGGCAAACCGAGGTGGGAGAGGATTAGAGACAGGCCCTCGTATGAG AATGCGGATGGTCAGTTTATTCTGACCTTCACCTATCGTTTTCTGGATGTGAAGGGAGCCATTACCTACTTTGCTTTCTGCTATCCTTGGTCGTACATGGAACAGCAGGAGAGGTTAAACGAATATGACAAGAGATTTGCTCACTGCAAAGAAATAAGCAGCTCAAG TCCAAAAGACAGAATCTACTACCACCGGGAACTGCTATGTCATTCACCAGACAAGCTACGCATTGATTTGGTAACAGTCAGCTCCTGCCACGGAATCAGCTCTGAAACAGAGCCTCGCTTTGATCATAACCTGTTTCCTGAAAAAGATGTTCAGAGGTGCAGAAAATTTCATGGAAAAAGa GTGTTTTTCCTGAGTAGCCGAGTTCATCCAGGGGAAACGCCAGCCAGTTTTGTATTCAATGGATTCTTAGAGTTCATTCTAAAAGAAAATGACCCACGTGCCAAAGCTTTAAGAAGACAGTATGTATTCAAGTTTATACCTATATTAAACCCAGATGGTGTTCAAAGAGGGCATTATAGAACTGACCAGAGGGGAGTGAATTTGAATCGAATGTACTTAGACCCAAGCATTGACCTTCACCCCTCTATATATGCCTCGAAAAGTATGTTAGTTTATCATCATGTGAAAAACAGGGCCGTAAGAGAAAACGACAGTGTGAATATCCGTATCAACTTCCCAGGGTACATTTTGACCTCTAGTCCCGACCCACCCACCCCTCGTAAAGAGGTTATTCATCACGATGCTGGAGAAGTGAATAATCACAGTAAAATGGCAAGGAATGGTGCTTATTCTGCTGGTAAAGACAGAGGTGTCCAGAATGGACATGGAGATCCCTTTTCGTTACCTCCCAAGGAGAACTCCTGGGTTAGCCAAACCAGTACACATGATGGGGGACTGATGCCCCCCTCTGGGAGAATGAGGATCGAGCCCTTGAATTTAGGAGATCTGGACAGAATGGACACAACACTAAGTGAATCTCGTAAACTGATGGGCAACGACAGCATTCACATGTCGTCTTCCTGTAGTAGTGTGCTGAGCAATGTGACTCTGAAAAATGAGAGGAAGACGGTGGACAGTGAATTACGTCTGCGCCTCTCAGAGCTGAACATGTCCGACGATTGTCGCGGGAAAATGACAGGACTCAGCATGATGACATCACTGAGCGTGGGACTCAACGACTCTGACACCGAGGATCTGTACAACACTGAGCACCTCGGGAATGAAGGCTCGGAGGATGAGGACGATTTTGCTTCCTCTTCCTTTGGAAACAATGCCCCACATCTCTCTGACACTTCCCTGCTCCAAATACCTCCCTGTGACAGTGGCATTGCATTCTATGTTGATCTGCATGGGCATGCCTCTAAAAGAGGATGCTTTATTTACGGAAATTATTTTGAAGATGAAGATACTCAG GTAGATAATATGCTTTTCCCCAAGCTGATCTCCATGAATACTGCCCATTTTGATTTCACCGGTTGTAATTTCTCTGAGAGAAATATGTATGCCAAAGACAAGCGAGATGGAATGTCCAAAGAAGGAAGTGGAAGAGTGGCCATACACAAAGCAATAGGAATTATCCATAG TTACACTTTGGAATGTAATTATAACACGGGGAGAATGGTGAATCCTGTCCCCCCAGCTCAGGGGGACGACGGCAAGGCCACACCTCCCCCAGTGGCTGGGTTCCCTCCCAAGTACACTCAGGCTCACTTTGAGGAA GTGGGTAAAGCATTAGCCATAGCTGCCATAGACTATAATGAGTCCAACCCCTGGTCTCGTATCGGCATGTCCGAGCACAACCATCTGACCGGGGTGAAGGAGAGTGTGAGGCGGTACATCAGGAGCATGAGGGGCGGGCCCAGGATTCCTCGCAACCCCTCCAAGTCCTACCTCAGGAACAA TAGTGTAACCAGTAACAATAGCAGTAAAACCAACAGTAACCAGAACAGCCGGGCTCCGTTTTCCCGTAACAACTCCACGGACACCAGTAACGGGATCGGTAACCCTAGGTTCAACAACAGCACTAACACCACAGGATCCCGATTTAATAGTGGCACAAGTAACGGTGGGTCAGCCTCACGATTCAATAGGAGGGACTCCTCAGCTAACAACCCTCCCAAGAGGGAGCTGGGGCCTGTCAGAGAGG CTGCCAGGCCGAATTTGAATACTCAGACACAGCAGAGGAAACGGCAGACTACTACCAACTATGTCCCCCCTCAGACCTCCCGCTCCACCTCCAACCAGCCGGTCACCCTCTCAATGACCACCGCGGAGGCCACCACCCACAGGCAGTACTCAGCAGAAAAAGCCACCAGAACATTGGACGAAGAGAAGCTGAACCCACTCAAACATGTCAACCtt CTTGCCATTTCGAAGAAATCAGGACCTCCTAGTCGAATACCCTTACCCACAGGTCAACAGTTTATGCATTTGACCTCTCCAACAGTTCACGAGTTATCTCCCCCTCGAGTGCCAAATCGCAGTGGTCGTTACACCCAGAGAACCCCTCAGCCCTACCCAGTCAGGAAGGCCAGTGCAGAGGTTCTCTCAGTCAACAATGATTCTCCACTGGGGTCCCACATAGCCGGCCACACCAGTGTCACCCCAGGGGATCACTTGCCTTCAACCCCTGGCAATTATCCTCCACCACCCATGCCTCTCCCCCCAAATGATATGAACGGAATGGACAATGCAAA CAGTGAGAGTGCCAAGCGTCGTCgacggtacatgtacatgaagagAAGGA
- the LOC105344822 gene encoding cytosolic carboxypeptidase-like protein 5 isoform X4: MAEFRVGGLLFTSKFDSGNLARVEKVSKDEDEEDNVKYYGEPRPDYEFNVWTHPDCHGTEFENGNRSWFYFGIRGWAPNRLIKINIMNLNRQGKLYSQGHSPFTKTVPGKPRWERIRDRPSYENADGQFILTFTYRFLDVKGAITYFAFCYPWSYMEQQERLNEYDKRFAHCKEISSSSPKDRIYYHRELLCHSPDKLRIDLVTVSSCHGISSETEPRFDHNLFPEKDVQRCRKFHGKRVFFLSSRVHPGETPASFVFNGFLEFILKENDPRAKALRRQYVFKFIPILNPDGVQRGHYRTDQRGVNLNRMYLDPSIDLHPSIYASKSMLVYHHVKNRAVRENDSVNIRINFPGYILTSSPDPPTPRKEVIHHDAGEVNNHSKMARNGAYSAGKDRGVQNGHGDPFSLPPKENSWVSQTSTHDGGLMPPSGRMRIEPLNLGDLDRMDTTLSESRKLMGNDSIHMSSSCSSVLSNVTLKNERKTVDSELRLRLSELNMSDDCRGKMTGLSMMTSLSVGLNDSDTEDLYNTEHLGNEGSEDEDDFASSSFGNNAPHLSDTSLLQIPPCDSGIAFYVDLHGHASKRGCFIYGNYFEDEDTQVDNMLFPKLISMNTAHFDFTGCNFSERNMYAKDKRDGMSKEGSGRVAIHKAIGIIHSYTLECNYNTGRMVNPVPPAQGDDGKATPPPVAGFPPKYTQAHFEEVGKALAIAAIDYNESNPWSRIGMSEHNHLTGVKESVRRYIRSMRGGPRIPRNPSKSYLRNNSVTSNNSSKTNSNQNSRAPFSRNNSTDTSNGIGNPRFNNSTNTTGSRFNSGTSNGGSASRFNRRDSSANNPPKRELGPVREAARPNLNTQTQQRKRQTTTNYVPPQTSRSTSNQPVTLSMTTAEATTHRQYSAEKATRTLDEEKLNPLKHVNLLAISKKSGPPSRIPLPTGQQFMHLTSPTVHELSPPRVPNRSGRYTQRTPQPYPVRKASAEVLSVNNDSPLGSHIAGHTSVTPGDHLPSTPGNYPPPPMPLPPNDMNGMDNANSESAKRRRRYMYMKRRTVNQSPKLGSAASNKVVLGVATVNFGTSSTGGGKHGIEGSTLRLSPRLHNPSFYDYPGPPLPLRQLSTPIRKQLNSAPDSSTVMYLDIKRKTTSSKSQRDQRFSPSKLTVFWIDD, from the exons ATGGCTGAGTTCCGAGTTGGAGGGCTGTTGTTTACCTCCAAGTTTGACTCCGGAAACTTAGCAAGGGTGGAAAAAGTGTCCAAAGATGAGGACGAAGAAG ATAATGTGAAGTACTATGGGGAGCCTAGGCCTGACTATGAGTTTAATGTGTGGACACATCCAGACTGTCATGGGACAGAGTTTGAGAATGGAAATAG ATCCTGGTTTTATTTTGGCATCAGGGGATGGGCACCGAATCGCCTGATTAAGATCAACATCATGAATCTGAACCGACAGGGCAAGCTGTACAGCCAGGGTCACTCTCCATTCACCAAGACTGTCCCTGGCAAACCGAGGTGGGAGAGGATTAGAGACAGGCCCTCGTATGAG AATGCGGATGGTCAGTTTATTCTGACCTTCACCTATCGTTTTCTGGATGTGAAGGGAGCCATTACCTACTTTGCTTTCTGCTATCCTTGGTCGTACATGGAACAGCAGGAGAGGTTAAACGAATATGACAAGAGATTTGCTCACTGCAAAGAAATAAGCAGCTCAAG TCCAAAAGACAGAATCTACTACCACCGGGAACTGCTATGTCATTCACCAGACAAGCTACGCATTGATTTGGTAACAGTCAGCTCCTGCCACGGAATCAGCTCTGAAACAGAGCCTCGCTTTGATCATAACCTGTTTCCTGAAAAAGATGTTCAGAGGTGCAGAAAATTTCATGGAAAAAGa GTGTTTTTCCTGAGTAGCCGAGTTCATCCAGGGGAAACGCCAGCCAGTTTTGTATTCAATGGATTCTTAGAGTTCATTCTAAAAGAAAATGACCCACGTGCCAAAGCTTTAAGAAGACAGTATGTATTCAAGTTTATACCTATATTAAACCCAGATGGTGTTCAAAGAGGGCATTATAGAACTGACCAGAGGGGAGTGAATTTGAATCGAATGTACTTAGACCCAAGCATTGACCTTCACCCCTCTATATATGCCTCGAAAAGTATGTTAGTTTATCATCATGTGAAAAACAGGGCCGTAAGAGAAAACGACAGTGTGAATATCCGTATCAACTTCCCAGGGTACATTTTGACCTCTAGTCCCGACCCACCCACCCCTCGTAAAGAGGTTATTCATCACGATGCTGGAGAAGTGAATAATCACAGTAAAATGGCAAGGAATGGTGCTTATTCTGCTGGTAAAGACAGAGGTGTCCAGAATGGACATGGAGATCCCTTTTCGTTACCTCCCAAGGAGAACTCCTGGGTTAGCCAAACCAGTACACATGATGGGGGACTGATGCCCCCCTCTGGGAGAATGAGGATCGAGCCCTTGAATTTAGGAGATCTGGACAGAATGGACACAACACTAAGTGAATCTCGTAAACTGATGGGCAACGACAGCATTCACATGTCGTCTTCCTGTAGTAGTGTGCTGAGCAATGTGACTCTGAAAAATGAGAGGAAGACGGTGGACAGTGAATTACGTCTGCGCCTCTCAGAGCTGAACATGTCCGACGATTGTCGCGGGAAAATGACAGGACTCAGCATGATGACATCACTGAGCGTGGGACTCAACGACTCTGACACCGAGGATCTGTACAACACTGAGCACCTCGGGAATGAAGGCTCGGAGGATGAGGACGATTTTGCTTCCTCTTCCTTTGGAAACAATGCCCCACATCTCTCTGACACTTCCCTGCTCCAAATACCTCCCTGTGACAGTGGCATTGCATTCTATGTTGATCTGCATGGGCATGCCTCTAAAAGAGGATGCTTTATTTACGGAAATTATTTTGAAGATGAAGATACTCAG GTAGATAATATGCTTTTCCCCAAGCTGATCTCCATGAATACTGCCCATTTTGATTTCACCGGTTGTAATTTCTCTGAGAGAAATATGTATGCCAAAGACAAGCGAGATGGAATGTCCAAAGAAGGAAGTGGAAGAGTGGCCATACACAAAGCAATAGGAATTATCCATAG TTACACTTTGGAATGTAATTATAACACGGGGAGAATGGTGAATCCTGTCCCCCCAGCTCAGGGGGACGACGGCAAGGCCACACCTCCCCCAGTGGCTGGGTTCCCTCCCAAGTACACTCAGGCTCACTTTGAGGAA GTGGGTAAAGCATTAGCCATAGCTGCCATAGACTATAATGAGTCCAACCCCTGGTCTCGTATCGGCATGTCCGAGCACAACCATCTGACCGGGGTGAAGGAGAGTGTGAGGCGGTACATCAGGAGCATGAGGGGCGGGCCCAGGATTCCTCGCAACCCCTCCAAGTCCTACCTCAGGAACAA TAGTGTAACCAGTAACAATAGCAGTAAAACCAACAGTAACCAGAACAGCCGGGCTCCGTTTTCCCGTAACAACTCCACGGACACCAGTAACGGGATCGGTAACCCTAGGTTCAACAACAGCACTAACACCACAGGATCCCGATTTAATAGTGGCACAAGTAACGGTGGGTCAGCCTCACGATTCAATAGGAGGGACTCCTCAGCTAACAACCCTCCCAAGAGGGAGCTGGGGCCTGTCAGAGAGG CTGCCAGGCCGAATTTGAATACTCAGACACAGCAGAGGAAACGGCAGACTACTACCAACTATGTCCCCCCTCAGACCTCCCGCTCCACCTCCAACCAGCCGGTCACCCTCTCAATGACCACCGCGGAGGCCACCACCCACAGGCAGTACTCAGCAGAAAAAGCCACCAGAACATTGGACGAAGAGAAGCTGAACCCACTCAAACATGTCAACCtt CTTGCCATTTCGAAGAAATCAGGACCTCCTAGTCGAATACCCTTACCCACAGGTCAACAGTTTATGCATTTGACCTCTCCAACAGTTCACGAGTTATCTCCCCCTCGAGTGCCAAATCGCAGTGGTCGTTACACCCAGAGAACCCCTCAGCCCTACCCAGTCAGGAAGGCCAGTGCAGAGGTTCTCTCAGTCAACAATGATTCTCCACTGGGGTCCCACATAGCCGGCCACACCAGTGTCACCCCAGGGGATCACTTGCCTTCAACCCCTGGCAATTATCCTCCACCACCCATGCCTCTCCCCCCAAATGATATGAACGGAATGGACAATGCAAA CAGTGAGAGTGCCAAGCGTCGTCgacggtacatgtacatgaagagAAGGA
- the LOC105344822 gene encoding cytosolic carboxypeptidase-like protein 5 isoform X9, with the protein MAEFRVGGLLFTSKFDSGNLARVEKVSKDEDEEDNVKYYGEPRPDYEFNVWTHPDCHGTEFENGNRSWFYFGIRGWAPNRLIKINIMNLNRQGKLYSQGHSPFTKTVPGKPRWERIRDRPSYENADGQFILTFTYRFLDVKGAITYFAFCYPWSYMEQQERLNEYDKRFAHCKEISSSSPKDRIYYHRELLCHSPDKLRIDLVTVSSCHGISSETEPRFDHNLFPEKDVQRCRKFHGKRVFFLSSRVHPGETPASFVFNGFLEFILKENDPRAKALRRQYVFKFIPILNPDGVQRGHYRTDQRGVNLNRMYLDPSIDLHPSIYASKSMLVYHHVKNRAVRENDSVNIRINFPGYILTSSPDPPTPRKEVIHHDAGEVNNHSKMARNGAYSAGKDRGVQNGHGDPFSLPPKENSWVSQTSTHDGGLMPPSGRMRIEPLNLGDLDRMDTTLSESRKLMGNDSIHMSSSCSSVLSNVTLKNERKTVDSELRLRLSELNMSDDCRGKMTGLSMMTSLSVGLNDSDTEDLYNTEHLGNEGSEDEDDFASSSFGNNAPHLSDTSLLQIPPCDSGIAFYVDLHGHASKRGCFIYGNYFEDEDTQVDNMLFPKLISMNTAHFDFTGCNFSERNMYAKDKRDGMSKEGSGRVAIHKAIGIIHSYTLECNYNTGRMVNPVPPAQGDDGKATPPPVAGFPPKYTQAHFEEVGKALAIAAIDYNESNPWSRIGMSEHNHLTGVKESVRRYIRSMRGGPRIPRNPSKSYLRNNSVTSNNSSKTNSNQNSRAPFSRNNSTDTSNGIGNPRFNNSTNTTGSRFNSGTSNGGSASRFNRRDSSANNPPKRELGPVREAARPNLNTQTQQRKRQTTTNYVPPQTSRSTSNQPVTLSMTTAEATTHRQYSAEKATRTLDEEKLNPLKHVNLLAISKKSGPPSRIPLPTGQQFMHLTSPTVHELSPPRVPNRSGRYTQRTPQPYPVRKASAEVLSVNNDSPLGSHIAGHTSVTPGDHLPSTPGNYPPPPMPLPPNDMNGMDNANSESAKRRRRYMYMKRRTVNQSPKLGSAASNKVVLGVATVNFGTSSTGGGKHGIEGSTLRLSPRVLSMGGTPQPQFLRLPRPSSPPPTVIDSNQKTA; encoded by the exons ATGGCTGAGTTCCGAGTTGGAGGGCTGTTGTTTACCTCCAAGTTTGACTCCGGAAACTTAGCAAGGGTGGAAAAAGTGTCCAAAGATGAGGACGAAGAAG ATAATGTGAAGTACTATGGGGAGCCTAGGCCTGACTATGAGTTTAATGTGTGGACACATCCAGACTGTCATGGGACAGAGTTTGAGAATGGAAATAG ATCCTGGTTTTATTTTGGCATCAGGGGATGGGCACCGAATCGCCTGATTAAGATCAACATCATGAATCTGAACCGACAGGGCAAGCTGTACAGCCAGGGTCACTCTCCATTCACCAAGACTGTCCCTGGCAAACCGAGGTGGGAGAGGATTAGAGACAGGCCCTCGTATGAG AATGCGGATGGTCAGTTTATTCTGACCTTCACCTATCGTTTTCTGGATGTGAAGGGAGCCATTACCTACTTTGCTTTCTGCTATCCTTGGTCGTACATGGAACAGCAGGAGAGGTTAAACGAATATGACAAGAGATTTGCTCACTGCAAAGAAATAAGCAGCTCAAG TCCAAAAGACAGAATCTACTACCACCGGGAACTGCTATGTCATTCACCAGACAAGCTACGCATTGATTTGGTAACAGTCAGCTCCTGCCACGGAATCAGCTCTGAAACAGAGCCTCGCTTTGATCATAACCTGTTTCCTGAAAAAGATGTTCAGAGGTGCAGAAAATTTCATGGAAAAAGa GTGTTTTTCCTGAGTAGCCGAGTTCATCCAGGGGAAACGCCAGCCAGTTTTGTATTCAATGGATTCTTAGAGTTCATTCTAAAAGAAAATGACCCACGTGCCAAAGCTTTAAGAAGACAGTATGTATTCAAGTTTATACCTATATTAAACCCAGATGGTGTTCAAAGAGGGCATTATAGAACTGACCAGAGGGGAGTGAATTTGAATCGAATGTACTTAGACCCAAGCATTGACCTTCACCCCTCTATATATGCCTCGAAAAGTATGTTAGTTTATCATCATGTGAAAAACAGGGCCGTAAGAGAAAACGACAGTGTGAATATCCGTATCAACTTCCCAGGGTACATTTTGACCTCTAGTCCCGACCCACCCACCCCTCGTAAAGAGGTTATTCATCACGATGCTGGAGAAGTGAATAATCACAGTAAAATGGCAAGGAATGGTGCTTATTCTGCTGGTAAAGACAGAGGTGTCCAGAATGGACATGGAGATCCCTTTTCGTTACCTCCCAAGGAGAACTCCTGGGTTAGCCAAACCAGTACACATGATGGGGGACTGATGCCCCCCTCTGGGAGAATGAGGATCGAGCCCTTGAATTTAGGAGATCTGGACAGAATGGACACAACACTAAGTGAATCTCGTAAACTGATGGGCAACGACAGCATTCACATGTCGTCTTCCTGTAGTAGTGTGCTGAGCAATGTGACTCTGAAAAATGAGAGGAAGACGGTGGACAGTGAATTACGTCTGCGCCTCTCAGAGCTGAACATGTCCGACGATTGTCGCGGGAAAATGACAGGACTCAGCATGATGACATCACTGAGCGTGGGACTCAACGACTCTGACACCGAGGATCTGTACAACACTGAGCACCTCGGGAATGAAGGCTCGGAGGATGAGGACGATTTTGCTTCCTCTTCCTTTGGAAACAATGCCCCACATCTCTCTGACACTTCCCTGCTCCAAATACCTCCCTGTGACAGTGGCATTGCATTCTATGTTGATCTGCATGGGCATGCCTCTAAAAGAGGATGCTTTATTTACGGAAATTATTTTGAAGATGAAGATACTCAG GTAGATAATATGCTTTTCCCCAAGCTGATCTCCATGAATACTGCCCATTTTGATTTCACCGGTTGTAATTTCTCTGAGAGAAATATGTATGCCAAAGACAAGCGAGATGGAATGTCCAAAGAAGGAAGTGGAAGAGTGGCCATACACAAAGCAATAGGAATTATCCATAG TTACACTTTGGAATGTAATTATAACACGGGGAGAATGGTGAATCCTGTCCCCCCAGCTCAGGGGGACGACGGCAAGGCCACACCTCCCCCAGTGGCTGGGTTCCCTCCCAAGTACACTCAGGCTCACTTTGAGGAA GTGGGTAAAGCATTAGCCATAGCTGCCATAGACTATAATGAGTCCAACCCCTGGTCTCGTATCGGCATGTCCGAGCACAACCATCTGACCGGGGTGAAGGAGAGTGTGAGGCGGTACATCAGGAGCATGAGGGGCGGGCCCAGGATTCCTCGCAACCCCTCCAAGTCCTACCTCAGGAACAA TAGTGTAACCAGTAACAATAGCAGTAAAACCAACAGTAACCAGAACAGCCGGGCTCCGTTTTCCCGTAACAACTCCACGGACACCAGTAACGGGATCGGTAACCCTAGGTTCAACAACAGCACTAACACCACAGGATCCCGATTTAATAGTGGCACAAGTAACGGTGGGTCAGCCTCACGATTCAATAGGAGGGACTCCTCAGCTAACAACCCTCCCAAGAGGGAGCTGGGGCCTGTCAGAGAGG CTGCCAGGCCGAATTTGAATACTCAGACACAGCAGAGGAAACGGCAGACTACTACCAACTATGTCCCCCCTCAGACCTCCCGCTCCACCTCCAACCAGCCGGTCACCCTCTCAATGACCACCGCGGAGGCCACCACCCACAGGCAGTACTCAGCAGAAAAAGCCACCAGAACATTGGACGAAGAGAAGCTGAACCCACTCAAACATGTCAACCtt CTTGCCATTTCGAAGAAATCAGGACCTCCTAGTCGAATACCCTTACCCACAGGTCAACAGTTTATGCATTTGACCTCTCCAACAGTTCACGAGTTATCTCCCCCTCGAGTGCCAAATCGCAGTGGTCGTTACACCCAGAGAACCCCTCAGCCCTACCCAGTCAGGAAGGCCAGTGCAGAGGTTCTCTCAGTCAACAATGATTCTCCACTGGGGTCCCACATAGCCGGCCACACCAGTGTCACCCCAGGGGATCACTTGCCTTCAACCCCTGGCAATTATCCTCCACCACCCATGCCTCTCCCCCCAAATGATATGAACGGAATGGACAATGCAAA CAGTGAGAGTGCCAAGCGTCGTCgacggtacatgtacatgaagagAAGGA